The genomic DNA ATCACGCGGGTGGACAGGGTCTCGGCGATGCCGGACAGGCGCAGCTCGCGCAGCGCGCGTTCGATCTCGATCATGTTCATGGCTGAACTCCCGGTGCGTTGGTGGTGTTGTTGGTGGTGGTGGTGGTGGTGGTGGTGGTGTTTGCCGTGGCGGCGGCGAGCGCGAAGAGATCGCTGTACTCCTCAGCGTCTCGGATGAGCTCATGCTGCTGCGTCAGCGCGTGGGCACCGGCGGCGGGTGCTTCGCCGCAGGTAGCCTCGATGGCCGCCATCGCCTGGGCAAAGAGGGCTTCGGTCAGCGCCAGCACGCGCTTGTAGCTGTAGACCCCTTGCTCCAGGGCCTGGGCGCAGGCGGCATTGATGCAGTGCGCCGGGTAACGGCGCATGAGTCCCACAATGCCCCAGAGCTTGCGCTGCCCGACACGACCCTCGATGGCAAAGAGCAGCTCACACAGCCGGCTGGCGTGCTCACCAATCTCGCCGGCCTGACGCAGGATCAGGCGGGTCTCGCGAGACGGATTGAACACCCGCTCCTCCATGGGCAGAATCACCGTGCCGGGACGCTCGGCCTTGGCGTGGGTGCGCAGCAAGGCACGGGTGTGCATGTCACGAATCTCGATGCGCTGGGCGTAGATGCGCACCAACACCTTGGAGCCGATGTTCGCCGGGCGAGCGGCGTAGCTGCTGTGATCCACCCGCACACAGCTGTCGTCGCAGACGGTGCGCACCGCCTCGTCGAAATACTGCATTCCCAGCACTGGCAGGGGTTTGAGGTGGCTGCGCTCTTCCTCGAACATGGCCTGCACCTGGCGTCGCTCGGTGCCGTGGATGCGCTTGGATGCCCAGCTCTTCTCCCAGTGCGCCAGGAACTCGTTCTGGGCCTCGATGGACTCAAAGCGCCGGCCCTTCAAGGCCGTGGCCTGGGTATGGCCGATGGCATGCTCCACCGTGCCCTTGCGGTTGGGGTCTCGCACCCGCGCCGGGTCGGCCACCACGCCGTAGTGCGCCAGGGCGGCGGCGTACACCGGGTTGAGATCGGGCTCGTACAGGTCGGGCTTGAGGACGCCTTCCTTCAGATTGTCCAGCACCACGTACTGGGGGCAGCCCCCGAAGTACCGCAGGGCCCGCTCGTGCAGCTCGGCCCAGATCTGCTGGCTGGACTTCCAGACCACGCACCGGAAACTGGCACGGGAATACCGCAAGGTGGCCACGAACAGGCGGGGCTTGCGGTACCGGTCGCTGCCGGGCACGCGGGTGGGCGCGCCCTCGCCGTAGTCCACCTGCATCTCCTCGCCGGGCAGGAAGGACAGGCGATCGAACTGCTCGGGCTCCTTGTGCCGCAACTTTGCACAGAAGCGTTTGACCGAGTTGTACTGGCCATCAAAGCCGTGCTGGTCGACCAGGTCCTGGTAGATGGCCGTGGCGTTTCGCTTCAGCCGCAGCTGGGCTTCGATGAACTCGCGCCAGGGTTCGCACAGGGAGGTGGCCACCGGCCCAGGAGCCGGTGGCCAGGGTGGGGGAATTTGACCTGCCGA from Acidovorax sp. T1 includes the following:
- the istA gene encoding IS21 family transposase yields the protein MNVLKSNQRATIETLLERNTSQREIARITGIDRKTVRSYHQRWLEQLQSNSPGVATGSAGQIPPPWPPAPGPVATSLCEPWREFIEAQLRLKRNATAIYQDLVDQHGFDGQYNSVKRFCAKLRHKEPEQFDRLSFLPGEEMQVDYGEGAPTRVPGSDRYRKPRLFVATLRYSRASFRCVVWKSSQQIWAELHERALRYFGGCPQYVVLDNLKEGVLKPDLYEPDLNPVYAAALAHYGVVADPARVRDPNRKGTVEHAIGHTQATALKGRRFESIEAQNEFLAHWEKSWASKRIHGTERRQVQAMFEEERSHLKPLPVLGMQYFDEAVRTVCDDSCVRVDHSSYAARPANIGSKVLVRIYAQRIEIRDMHTRALLRTHAKAERPGTVILPMEERVFNPSRETRLILRQAGEIGEHASRLCELLFAIEGRVGQRKLWGIVGLMRRYPAHCINAACAQALEQGVYSYKRVLALTEALFAQAMAAIEATCGEAPAAGAHALTQQHELIRDAEEYSDLFALAAATANTTTTTTTTTNNTTNAPGVQP